From Camelina sativa cultivar DH55 chromosome 7, Cs, whole genome shotgun sequence, one genomic window encodes:
- the LOC104705109 gene encoding zinc finger BED domain-containing protein RICESLEEPER 3-like: protein MDSSPFPDNIAKEKDDPNLIPESGNKRKDGPADGGGSIQPDQPKRKPSTRSTVWGHFTRFDDNVKRCKCNYCHKSYGCDSKSGTSHLKAHMESCKHFQAWRQKQSQTVINNQGQLQSGKVTEEVFREASNEAIVLSELPLAFIESIGWKHFCNKVNLYKPHSRRTATKDIVRMYVEMKASLKTWIVASKPRVSLTTNIWVAKATCSSYMVITAHFIDVSWRLRKLIIGFKYITDHKGATISRLLLDCLAEWGIEKILTVTVDNATANTSALKKFQEAFSLRNSEAFVLNGECMHMRCCAHILNLIVRDGLHELSENVTAIRNAVQYVRSSTSRCDSFEQKVVSGKMTRGSLPLDIKTRWNSTYLMLSRAIDFRVTFDRMEAEDKMYNDYFNEVDNGEKKIGPPTRADWNVVERLVRFLIIFYNSTLVVSASTSVASYKCYGEIVTIERNLMSLSNSIDSELKSKVDAMFLKFDKY, encoded by the coding sequence atggATTCCTCACCATTTCCAGACAACATTGCCAAGGAGAAAGATGACCCAAATTTGATACCTGAGAGtggaaacaaaaggaaagatgGTCCAGCAGATGGTGGAGGCTCAATACAACCGGACCAACCAAAGAGAAAGCCGAGTACAAGATCTACTGTTTGGGGACATTTCACAAGATTTGATGACAATGTTAAGCGATGTAAGTGCAATTACTGCCACAAGTCTTACGGTTGTGATTCAAAGTCAGGGACTTCTCACCTGAAGGCTCATATGGAGAGCTGCAAGCATTTTCAAGCATGGAGGCAGAAACAATCACAGACTGTGATTAACAATCAGGGACAACTTCAGAGTGGAAAAGTTACTGAAGAAGTGTTCAGGGAGGCTTCGAATGAGGCGATTGTGCTGTCAGAGTTGCCACTTGCTTTCATTGAAAGCATCGGTTGGAAACATTTCTGCAACAAAGTCAACCTCTACAAACCACATTCCAGAAGAACAGCTACAAAGGACATTGTTAGAATGTATGTGGAGATGAAAGCATCTTTGAAAACTTGGATTGTTGCTAGTAAGCCAAGAGTCTCCTTGACAACTAACATATGGGTTGCTAAAGCAACATGTTCTAGTTACATGGTAATAACTGCACACTTCATTGATGTTTCTTGGCGATTGAGGAAGCTAATTATTGGGTTCAAGTATATTACAGATCACAAAGGAGCAACAATATCACGGCTTCTTCTTGACTGTTTGGCTGAGTGGGGCATAGAGAAGATTTTAACTGTGACAGTTGACAATGCAACTGCAAATACTTCTGCTTTGAAAAAATTTCAGGAGGCATTCAGCTTAAGGAACAGTGAAGCATTTGTTTTAAATGGAGAGTGTATGCATATGAGGTGTTGTGCGCACATACTCAATTTGATTGTTAGGGACGGGTTGCATGAATTGAGTGAGAATGTGACAGCCATACGCAATGCAGTTCAGTATGTGAGGTCTTCTACTAGTAGATGTGATTCGTTTGAACAAAAAGTTGTTTCAGGGAAGATGACTAGAGGGAGTTTACCGTTGGACATCAAAACAAGGTGGAATTCTACCTACTTAATGTTGTCAAGAGCTATTGATTTTAGAGTGACATTTGATAGAATGGAGGCAGAAGACAAGATGTACAATGACTACTTTAATGAGGTTGATAATGGGGAAAAAAAGATTGGGCCGCCTACAAGAGCTGATTGGAATGTCGTAGAAAGGTTAGTTAGATTTCTAATCATTTTCTACAATTCTACTTTGGTTGTGTCTGCTTCAACTTCAGTTGCTTCTTATAAGTGTTATGGAGAGATAGTGACTATAGAGAGGAATTTGATGTCACTAAGCAATAGTATTGATAGTGAATTGAAATCAAAAGTCGATGCTATGTTTCTGAAGTTTGATAAGTATTGA
- the LOC104752534 gene encoding coatomer subunit beta'-1 (The sequence of the model RefSeq protein was modified relative to this genomic sequence to represent the inferred CDS: added 75 bases not found in genome assembly): protein MPLRLEIKRKFAQRSERVKSVDLHPTEPWILASLYSGTVCIWNYQTQTMVKSFDVTELPVRSAKFIARKQWVVAGADDMFIRVYNYNTMDKIKVFEAHADYIRCVAVHPTLPYVLSSSDDMLIKLWDWEKGWLCTQIFEGHSHYVMQVTFNPKDTNTFASASLDRTIKIWNLGSPDPNFTLDAHMKGVNCVDYFTGGDKPYLITGSDDHTAKVWDYQTKSCVQTLEGHTHNVSAVSFHPELPIIITGSEDGTVRIWHATTYRLENTLNYGLERVWAIGHIKGSRRVVIGYDEGSIMVKLGREIPVASMDNSGKIIWAKHNEIHTVNIKSVGTDEVTDGERLPLAVKELGTCDLYPQSLKHNPNGRFVVVCGDGEYIIYTALAWRNRSFGSALEVVWSSDGEHAVRESSTKIKIFSKNFQEKKTVRPTFSAEHIFGGTLLAMCSSDFICFYDWAECRLIRRIDVTVKNLYWADSGDLVAIASESSFYILKFNRDIVSSYFDGGKQIDEEGIEDAFELLNETNERVRTGLWVGDCFIYTNSSWRLNYCVGGEVTTMYHLDRPMYLLGYLANQSRVYLIDKEFNVIGYTLLLSLIEYKTLVMRGDLEQANEVLPSIPKEHHNSVAHFLESRGMIEDALEVATDPDYRFELAIQLGRLAVAKDIAVEAQNESKWKQLGELAMSTGKLDMAEECMRHAMDLSGLLLLYSSLGDADGLMKLAALAKEQGKNNVAFLCLFMLGQVEDCLHLLVESNRIPEAALIARSYLPSKVSEIVALWRNDLTKISPKAAESLADPEEYPNLFEDWQVTLSLENRAAETRGVHPPAGQYCSHADRDRTTLVEAFRIMQIEEEGRLEQGDVLNEVGEEGEEGEGEEEEEDHQEESSDGRQQNVEEEAVVVDADSTDGVVLVNGNGVVLVNGNESEEQWVLTPPQE from the exons ATG CCTCTGAGACTTGAAATCAAG CGCAAATTTGCTCAAAGATCAGAAAGAGTCAAATCTGTAGATCTCCATCCAACAGAGCCATG GATCCTGGCAAGTTTGTATTCCGGAACTGTGTGCATATGGAATTATCAGACACAG ACAATGGTTAAATCTTTCGACGTGACTGAATTGCCTg TTCGCTCAGCTAAGTTCATTGCACGGAAGCAGTGGGTTGTAGCTGGAGCTGATGACATGTTCATTCGTGTCTACAACTACAACACTATGGATAAGATCAAAGTATTTGAGGCTCATGCTGATTACATTAGGTGTGTTGCTGTTCATCCCACCCTTCCCTATGTCTTATCATCATCTGATGATATGCTCATCAAGCTCTGGGACTGGGAAAAGGGTTGGCTTTGCACTCAGATTTTTGAAGGCCATTCCCATTATGTTATGCAAGTCACTTTCAATCCGAAAGATACCAATACTTTTGCTAGTGCATCCCTTGACCGTACCATTAAA ATCTGGAATCTTGGTTCTCCGGATCCAAATTTTACTTTGGATGCACATATGAAAGGCGTAAACTGTGTAGACTACTTTACTGGTGGGGATAAACCATACCTAATCACTGGATCTGATGATCATACTGCCAAG GTGTGGGATTACCAAACGAAGAGTTGCGTTCAGACACTTGAAGGTCATACACACAATGTTTCTGCGGTTTCTTTCCATCCAGAGCTCCCAATAATTATTACTGGATCTGAGGATGGAACTGTTCGCATATGGCATGCCACCACTTACAG GCTTGAGAATACGTTGAACTATGGCCTTGAGAGGGTTTGGGCTATTGGACACATTAAAGGTTCACGCCG GGTTGTAATCGGTTATGATGAAGGATCCATAATGGTGAAACTTGGCCGTGAAATACCAGTAGCTAGTATGGATAACAGCGGAAAAATTATTTGGGCTAAACACAATGAGATACATACTGTAAACATCAAGAGCGTTGGCACAGATGAG GTCACTGATGGTGAGAGACTGCCTTTGGCTGTTAAAGAGTTAGGGACCTGCGATCTTTATCCTCAA AGCTTGAAGCACAACCCTAATGGTAGGTTTGTGGTTGTTTGTGGAGATGGTGAGTATATCATCTACACTGCCTTGGCTTGGCGAAATAGGTCATTTGGCTCTGCGCTGGAAGTTGTTTGGTCATCTGATGGGGAGCATGCTGTCAGGGAAAGCTCGACAAAGATCAAGATCTTCAGCAAGAATTTCCAG GAAAAGAAGACTGTGAGACCTACTTTCTCAGCAGAGCACATTTTTGGTGGGACATTATTGGCAATGTGCTCAAGTGATTTTATCTGCTTCTATGATTGGGCTGAATGTCGGTTGATTAGGCGAATAGATGTTACTGTCAAA CGCGACATTGTTTCCTCTTATTTTGATGGCGGTAAACAAATTGATGAGGAAGGCATTGAGGACGCATTTGAGCTTCTCAATGAAACCAATGAACGTGTTCGGACTGGCTTATGGGTTGGAGATTGTTTTATCTATACCAATTCGTCTTGGAGGCTTAACTACTGTGTTGGTGGTGAG GTAACAACAATGTATCATCTGGACCGTCCTATGTACTTGTTGGGTTATCTCGCTAATCAAAGCCGGGTTTATTTGATTGACAAAGAGTTCAA CGTTATTGGTTACACTTTACTTTTAAGTTTGATCGAGTACAAGACTCTTGTGATGCGTGGAGATTTGGAACAGGCTAATGAAGTCTTACCTTCAATTCCTAAGGAGCATCATAATAG CGTGGCACACTTTCTGGAATCACGTGGTATGATAGAAGATGCTCTAGAAGTAGCTACTGACCCTGATTACAGATTTGAGTTGGCGATACAGCTCGGTAGATTGGCAGTCGCGAAG GACATTGCTGTAGAGGCACAAAATGAGTCTAAATGGAAGCAACTTGGAGAATTAGCTATGTCCACTGGGAAG TTGGATATGGCTGAGGAATGCATGAGGCATGCTATGGATTTGAGTGGCCTGTTGTTGCTTTATTCTTCATTGGGAGATGCAGATGGATTGATGAAACTGGCAGCACTTGCTAAAGAGCAAGGAAAGAACAACGTCGCTTTTCTTTGCTTGTTCATGTTGGGTCAAGTAGAAGATTGCCTGCATCTGTTGGTGGAAAG TAATCGGATACCTGAAGCCGCTCTGATTGCACGATCGTACCTTCCGAGCAAGGTCTCTGAAATAGTGGCATTGTGGAGAAACGATTTGACCAAG ATAAGTCCAAAGGCTGCTGAATCTCTGGCTGATCCTGAAGAGTATCCCAATCTCTTTGAAGACTGGCAAGTCACCCTGTCCCTTGAAAATAGAGCTGCAGAGACAAG GGGCGTCCACCCTCCTGCTGGGCAGTACTGTAGTCATGCAGACAGAGATCGTACAACTTTGGTGGAAGCTTTTAGAATAATGCAAATAGAGGAAGAGGGGCGACTAGAGCAAGGGGATGTTCTCAACGAG GTTGGGGAAGAGGGagaagagggagagggagaagaagaggaggaggatcatCAGGAAGAGAGTAGTGATGGGAGGCAAcagaatgtggaagaagaggCTGTTGTGGTGGACGCTGACTCTACGGATGGGGTTGTGCTAGTAAATGGGAACGGGGTTGTGCTAGTAAATGGGAACGAGTCTGAAGAACAGTGGG TTCTAACACCGCCACAGGAGTAG
- the LOC109125688 gene encoding protein SYS1 homolog: MFYGTAVWDPWLIVGQIICLQCSYYLTLGLFTMVFLGLRVPRLSLVYFFDYATLTTSTFTGWCVIASFLFSSLAGAVYMIFLVERARKCLDFSATLYIVHLFFCIMYGGWPSSMAWWVVNGTGLAVMALLAEYLCIKREQREIPMDRFNSRV; the protein is encoded by the exons ATGTTCTATGGCACAGCTGTATGGGACCCTTGGCTTATTGTTGGCCAGATTATATGCCTCCAGTGCTCTTACTACCTCACACTAGGACTCTTCACTATGGTCTTTCTTGGCCTTCGTGTTCCTCGCCTTAGTCTTGTCTACTTCTTCGATTATGCAACACTCACTACTTCTACCTTCACTGGTTGGTGTGTTATTGCCTCATTCCTCTTCTCTTCACTCGCTGG TGCTGTTTACATGATATTTTTGGTGGAACGAGCACGCAAATGCTTAGATTTCTCTGCAACTCTCTACATCGTACATCTCTTCTTTTGCATCATGTATGGAGGTTGGCCTTCCTCTATGGCATGGTGGGTCGTCAATGGTACGGGTCTCGCCGTTATGGCTTTGCTTGCTGAGTACCTGTGCATCAAACGCGAACAGCGAGAGATTCCTATGGATCGATTCAACTCAA GGGTTTGA
- the LOC104703449 gene encoding transcription repressor OFP14-like translates to MPNPLQKSLHGYLSKIKRETGKLQLSSSHSFSSSKNWVLGKHPKKLSFSFKHRRRNSKTRFNKDEPVYQDFAHAATLSDIDRFLEENFKSLCIRDDQEVDHADHRLTKNKEKRESPQDTTDDDDDDDDVYRHRFERTWGPAVYDSPKQPPRRIEKLSPPPGTSSEGRPSLETTSTSEERQSRSTLVLPENCIAVLKYSDEPQDDFRLSMVEMMESKLGMREREVDWDLMEELLFCYLDLNDKKSHKFILSAFVDLIIALREKEKRITRKGLVRSLSTLMQDAI, encoded by the coding sequence ATGCCAAACCCGTTGCAGAAATCGCTGCATGGTTACCTCTCAAAGATCAAACGAGAGACAGGGAAGCTGCAACTTTCGTCTTCCCATTCTTTCTCATCCTCCAAGAATTGGGTGCTTGGTAAGCATCCCAAGAagctctccttctccttcaagcACAGACGACGCAACAGCAAGACCAGGTTCAACAAAGACGAACCCGTTTACCAGGACTTCGCTCACGCCGCCACCTTGTCCGACATTGATCGTTTTCTTGAGGAGAACTTCAAATCCCTCTGCATCCGAGACGACCAGGAGGTTGACCATGCAGACCACCGGTTGACAAAAAACAAGGAGAAAAGGGAGTCCCCACAAGACactactgatgatgatgatgacgacgacgacgtcTATCGCCACAGATTCGAGAGGACATGGGGACCTGCCGTGTACGACTCCCCGAAACAGCCGCCACGGAGAATAGAGAAACTATCTCCACCGCCTGGAACATCATCCGAGGGCAGGCCTAGCTTGGAAACAACCTCAACTTCAGAGGAGAGACAATCGAGATCCACCTTGGTGCTGCCAGAGAACTGCATAGCGGTGCTCAAATACTCGGATGAGCCGCAAGATGATTTCAGGCTGTCGATGGTGGAGATGATGGAGTCCAAGTTAGGGATGCGAGAGAGGGAAGTGGATTGGGACTTGATGGAAGAGCTACTCTTCTGCTATCTAGATCTCAACGACAAGAAGTCACACAAGTTCATACTAAGCGCATTCGTGGATCTCATCATCGCCCTCcgtgagaaagagaagaggatcaCCAGGAAAGGCCTTGTGAGGTCGCTCAGTACTCTTATGCAAGATGCAATTTAA
- the LOC104703451 gene encoding dnaJ protein ERDJ2A — protein sequence MAASEENSALFPIFILTIMAIPLVPYTMVKLSRAVSKKQRTIHCQCLECDRSGKYKRSLFKKISNFSTWSNLTLLLLWVVMIFLIYYTKNMSRESQIFDPFSILGLEPGVTDSEIKKAYRRLSIQYHPDKNPDPEANKYFVEFISKAYQALTDPVSRENFEKYGHPDGRQGFQMGIALPQFLLDIDGASGGILLLWIVGVCILLPLVIAVIYLSKSSKYTGNYVMHQTLSAYYYLMKPSLAPSKVMEVFTKAAEYMEIPVRRTDDEPLQKLFMSVRSELNLDLKNMKQEQAKFWKQHPAIVKTELLIQAQLTRESGVLSPALQGDFRRVLELAPRLLEELLKMAVIPRTAQGHGWLRPAVGVVELSQCIVQAVPLSARKSSGVSSEGISPFLQLPHFSDAVVKKIARKKVKSFQDLQEMRLEDRSELLTQVAGLSATDVEDIEKVLEMMPSLTVDITCETEGEEGIQEGDIVTLQAWVTLKRPNGLIGALPHAPYFPFHKEENYWVLLADSVSNNVWFSQKVSFMDEGGAITAASKAISESMEGSGAGVKETNDAVREAIEKVKGGSRLVMGKLQAPAEGTYNLTCFCLCDTWIGCDKKTSLKVKVLKRTRAGTRGLVSDEGAIAEEGMEEEDEIEEEDYDDDYESEYSEDEDDKKDMEEKRGSKKANGSVKKKESSSEESGSEEE from the exons atGGCGGCCTCTGAAGAGAATAGCGCATTGTTCCCCATTTTTATCTTGACAATAATGGCAATCCCATTGGTGCCTTATACCATGGTCAAGTTAAGCCGTGCTGTCTCCAAGAAACAAAGGACCATCCATTGTCAGTGTCTCGAGTGTGACCGTTCTGGCAAATACAAGAGATCCTTATTTAAAAAG ATCTCTAACTTCTCTACATGGAGCAACTTGACGCTTTTGCTACTCTGGGTCGTCATGATTTTCCTGATTTATTACACTAAGAACATGAGCCGTGAG AGTCAAATTTTTGATCCATTCAGTATTCTTGGACTGGAACCTGGAGTTACCGATTCTGAAATTAAGAAAGCATATCGAAGGCTCTCCATTCAATACCATCCTGACAAAAATCCCGATCCAG AGGCCAATAAATATTTTGTGGAGTTCATATCTAAAGCGTACCAGGCTTTGACTGATCCTGTATCCCGTGAAAACTTTGAGAAGTATGGTCATCCTGATGGCAGACAA GGATTTCAAATGGGCATTGCTCTTCCTCAATTTCTTTTAGACATAGATGGAGCATCTGGTGGCATATTATTGCTTTGGATTGTTGGTGTCTGTATTCTCTTGCCCCTTGTGATTGCTGTTATATATCTCTCCAAGTCATCGAAGTATACCGGGAACTACGTTATGCACCAAACACTCTCCGCATATTATTATCTAATGAAACCCTCTTTGGCTCCAAG CAAAGTTATGGAAGTTTTTACCAAGGCAGCTGAGTACATGGAGATTCCAGTCCGTAGAACTGATGATGAACCTCTGCAGAAGCTCTTTATGTCTGTTAGGAGTGAGCTAAATTTGGACCTGAAGAACATGAAGCAAGAGCAAGCTAAGTTTTGGAAACAGCATCCTGCCATAGTGAAg ACGGAGCTGTTGATACAGGCCCAGTTAACTCGTGAATCAGGAGTCCTGTCTCCAGCCCTTCAAGGCGATTTCAGGCGTGTGCTAGAGCTTGCACCTCGCCTCCTTGAGGAGTTATTGAAG ATGGCGGTTATACCACGCACTGCCCAAGGGCATGGATGGCTGAGGCCTGCTGTTGGAGTAGTTGAGCTATCTCAGTGCATTGTTCAG GCTGTTCCTCTTAGTGCAAGGAAGTCGTCTGGAGTATCTTCAGAAGGCATTTCCCCTTTCTTACAGCTCCCTCATTTCAGTGATGCCGTTGTCAAAAAGATAGCACGGAAG AAGGTTAAGTCATTCCAAGATCTTCAAGAAATGAGGTTGGAAGACCGTTCTGAACTGCTGACCCAGGTAGCGGGTTTGTCAGCAACTGATGTTGAGGACATTGAGAAGGTGCTAGAAATGATGCCGTCTCTTACAGTCGACATCACATGTGAAACAGAAGGGGAAGAGGGAATCCAAGAGGGAGACATCGTGACCCTTCAAGCTTGGGTCACCCTGAAACGACCCAATGGGCTCATAGGCGCTCTTCCTCATGCACCCTACTTCCCCTTTCACAAGGAGGAAAACTACTGGGTTCTTCTTGCGGATTCGGTGTCGAATAATGTGTGGTTCTCTCAGAAGGTTAGCTTCATGGATGAAGGTGGAGCCATAACGGCTGCATCGAAAGCCATCAGTGAGTCAATGGAAGGTTCGGGAGCAGGGGTGAAGGAAACAAATGATGCAGTAAGAGAAGCCATAGAGAAGGTTAAAGGCGGGTCAAGACTGGTAATGGGTAAACTCCAAGCACCCGCAGAGGGAACATACAACTTGACTTGCTTCTGCCTGTGTGACACATGGATTGGGTGTGACAAAAAGACATCGCTAAAGGTCAAAGTCCTGAAAAGAACGAGGGCAGGGACCCGTGGTTTGGTTTCAGATGAGGGTGCGATTGCAGAAGAAGGTATggaggaggaagatgagatTGAAGAGGAGGACTATGATGATGATTACGAAAGTGAGTACAGTGAAGATGAGGATGACAAGAAAGAtatggaagagaagagagggtCGAAGAAGGCCAATGGgagtgtgaagaagaaggagtcgAGTTCTGAAGAGTCGGGATCGGAAGAAGAGTGA